The following coding sequences are from one Nicotiana tomentosiformis chromosome 3, ASM39032v3, whole genome shotgun sequence window:
- the LOC104090552 gene encoding uncharacterized protein — MDQNLPIIAKKFWNIVRVAFFMLKKGISKRKFMLDFNLFMKRSKIASKAAIHNLMFHHMTHQWSNSSSSATSHVGDLSHAPPDEYEFSCSNSPAYTKTFHLPFNFNKRSKHHAHHFHAPATPDDDVFTMNAAVMKALEMLQNDNSSPANDLPGFGRTPTVRQLRVTDSPFPLRDVEDDSHVDEAAENFISKFYRDLRRQASPAAN; from the coding sequence ATGGATCAAAATTTGCCAATTATAGCAAAGAAATTCTGGAACATAGTTCGAGTAGCTTTCTTCATGCTGAAAAAAGGCATATCAAAGAGAAAATTTATGCTCGATTTCAACTTATTTATGAAGCGTAGCAAAATTGCTAGCAAAGCCGCAATTCATAATCTCATGTTCCACCACATGACCCATCAATGGTCTAATTCTTCATCTTCTGCCACTTCGCACGTGGGAGATCTCTCACACGCTCCACCCGATGAGTACGAGTTCAGTTGCAGTAACAGCCCAGCTTATACTAAAACCTTCCACCTTCCATTCAACTTCAACAAGCGAAGCAAGCACCACGCGCATCATTTTCACGCGCCGGCCACCCCAGACGACGACGTTTTTACGATGAATGCGGCTGTGATGAAGGCTTTGGAGATGCTTCAGAATGATAATTCTTCGCCGGCTAATGATTTGCCGGGATTTGGGAGGACTCCGACGGTGAGGCAACTGAGGGTCACCGACTCGCCTTTTCCACTGAGAGACGTTGAAGATGATAGCCATGTTGATGAGGCGGCTGAAAATTTCATTTCAAAATTCTACAGAGATTTGAGGCGGCAAGCTTCTCCTGCTGCTAATTGA
- the LOC104090551 gene encoding uncharacterized protein, whose protein sequence is MAPHGETIPSSNNIRTKNLSKPPRLSNDSLKRTMSDISFDWMNKEDTIDESNLPPISEVENAKCECCGMSEEYTSEYINRVRKMYSGKWICGLCADAVKEEAEKNGGKNEEALSVHMNACSKFNKFGRAYPVLYQAEAMREMYKKSTKGIMRAKSISPRDRIIPKKGGITRTNSCIPAITKEMNDLNIAT, encoded by the coding sequence ATGGCACCACATGGAGAGACTATTCCCAGTTCCAACAATATTCGAACAAAAAACCTAAGCAAACCCCCACGCCTCTCAAACGATAGCCTAAAAAGGACAATGTCCGATATCTCCTTCGATTGGATGAACAAAGAAGATACTATTGATGAGTCAAATCTACCTCCAATCTCAGAAGTAGAAAATGCAAAATGCGAGTGCTGTGGAATGAGTGAAGAATACACTTCCGAATACATTAATCGAGTTCGAAAAATGTATTCGGGTAAGTGGATATGTGGACTTTGTGCTGATGCAGTGaaagaagaagcagaaaaaaatggaGGAAAGAATGAAGAAGCATTAAGTGTTCATATGAATGCTTGTAGTAAGTTTAATAAATTTGGTAGGGCTTATCCAGTTCTTTATCAAGCTGAGGCAATGAGAGAGATGTATAAGAAGAGCACTAAGGGAATAATGAGGGCCAAATCTATTAGTCCAAGGGATAGAATTATTCCAAAGAAGGGTGGAATTACAAGAACAAATAGTTGCATTCCTGCAATTACAAAAGAGATGAATGATCTTAATATTGCAACCTAG